Proteins encoded within one genomic window of Columba livia isolate bColLiv1 breed racing homer chromosome 1, bColLiv1.pat.W.v2, whole genome shotgun sequence:
- the CHD4 gene encoding chromodomain-helicase-DNA-binding protein 4 isoform X1: MASGIGSPSPCSGGSDDDEMEILLNNAIPQHLEPEEEPEEELLSEAETPKIKKKKKPKKLKEPKVPKLSKRQKKELGDSSGEGNEFVEEEEEVLRSDSEGSDYTPGKKKKKKLGPKKEKKNKAKRKEEEEEEEEDDDSKEPKSSAQLLEDWGMEDIDHIFTEEDYRTLTNYKAFSQFVRPLIAAKNPKIAVSKMMMVLGAKWREFSTNNPFKGSSGASVAAAAAAAVAVVESMVTNVDTVLPQPPVDVPLRKAKTKEGKGPNARRKPKASPRVPDIKKPKTKKVAPLKIKLGGFGSKRKRSSSEDDDLDVESDFDDASINSYSVSDGSTSRSSRSRKKLKAGKKKKKGEEDSTVAVDGYETDHQDYCEVCQQGGEIILCDTCPRAYHMVCLDPDMEKAPEGKWSCPHCEKEGIQWEAKEDNSEGEEILEDVVGDAEEEDDHHMEFCRVCKDGGELLCCDACPSSYHIHCLNPPLPEIPNGEWLCPRCTCPALKGKVQKILIWKWGQPPVGPPPPRPPDADPNAPPPKPLEGRPERQFFVKWQGMSYWHCSWVSELQLELHCQVMFRNYQRKNDMDEPPSGDFGGEEEKSRKRKNKDPKYAEMEERFYRYGIKPEWMMIHRILNHSVDKKGNVHYLIKWRDLPYDQASWESEDVDIQDYDLYKQGYWNHRELMRGEEGRPGKKLKKVKMRKLERPPETPTVDPTVKYDRQPEYLDVTGGTLHPYQLEGLNWLRFSWAQGTDTILADEMGLGKTVQTAVFLYSLYKEGHSKGPFLVSAPLSTIINWEREFEMWAPDMYVVTYVGDKDSRAIIRENEFTFEDNAIRGGKKASRMKKEAAVKFHVLLTSYELITIDMAILGSIDWACLIVDEAHRLKNNQSKFFRVLNGYSLQHKLLLTGTPLQNNLEELFHLLNFLTPERFHNLEGFLEEFADIAKEDQIKKLHDMLGPHMLRRLKADVFKNMPSKTELIVRVELSPMQKKYYKYILTRNFEALNARGGGNQVSLLNVVMDLKKCCNHPYLFPVAAMEAPKMPNGMYDGSALIRASGKLLLLQKMLKNLKEGGHRVLIFSQMTKMLDLLEDFLEHEGYKYERIDGGITGNMRQEAIDRFNAPGAQQFCFLLSTRAGGLGINLATADTVIIYDSDWNPHNDIQAFSRAHRIGQNKKVMIYRFVTRASVEERITQVAKKKMMLTHLVVRPGLGSKTGSMSKQELDDILKFGTEELFKDEATEGGDNKEGEDSSVIHYDDKAIERLLDRNQDETEDTELQGMNEYLSSFKVAQYVVREEEMGEEEEVEREIIKQEESVDPDYWEKLLRHHYEQQQEDLARNLGKGKRIRKQVNYNDGSQEDRGSRAVFLSDWQDDQSDNQSDYSVASEEGDEDFDERSEAARRPSRKGLRNDKDKPLPPLLARVGGNIEVLGFNARQRKAFLNAIMRYGMPPQDAFTTQWLVRDLRGKSEKEFKAYVSLFMRHLCEPGADGAETFADGVPREGLSRQHVLTRIGVMSLIRKKVQEFEHVNGRWSMPELAEIEENKKLSQPSSPSPKTPTPSTPGDTQPNTPAPVPPPEEGVKVEEGAGAKEQGEPSEPEKELSASATESEVPMEQCVQPVETPPQEAKSPVNPSEADEKKVEEPEVKERADEPMEVESKADVEKVEDRAPIENPSEPPIITLDEKDEKKDDDKRDVVMLQNGEMLKESVDERHKKGVKQRFMFNIADGGFTELHSLWQNEERAATVTKKTYEIWHRRHDYWLLAGIINHGYARWQDIQNDPRYAILNEPFKGEMNRGNFLEIKNKFLARRFKLLEQALVIEEQLRRAAYLNMSEDPSHPSMALNTRFAEVECLAESHQHLSKESMAGNKPANAVLHKVLKQLEELLSDMKADVTRLPATIARIPPVAVRLQMSERNILSRLANRSSEPPPPPPPQQIVFSHPTGGPAAVSHWPSAVDLSAKLK, encoded by the exons AGCCTGAAGAAGAGCCTGAGGAAGAGCTTCTGTCAGAGGCTGAGACACCCAAAatcaagaagaagaagaagccCAAGAAACTAAAGGAACCCAAAGTGCCCAAGCTCAGCAAGCGTCAGAAGAAGGAG ctgGGAGACAGCTCTGGTGAGGGGAATGAGTttgtggaggaagaagaggaggttCTACGTTCAGACAGTGAGGGCAGCGACTACActcctggaaagaagaaaaagaagaaattagggcccaagaaggaaaagaaaaataaagccaagcgcaaggaggaggaagaagaggaggaagaagatgatGACTCAAAG GAGCCAAAGTCATctgctcagctcctggaagACTGGGGCATGGAGGATATTGATCATATCTTCACAGAGGAGGATTACCGCACTCTCACCAACTACAAAGCTTTCAGCCAGTTTGTCAG GCCACTTATTGCAGCAAAGAACCCTAAAATAGCAGTGTCGAAGATGATGATGGTACTGGGAGCCAAATGGAGGGAGTTTAGCACAAACAACCCCTTCAAGGGAAGTTCAGGTGCAtctgtggcagctgctgcagcggCAGCTGTTGCAGTAGTGGAGAGTATGGTGACCAATGTGGATACCGTCCTGCCACAGCCTCCTGTAGATGTGCCACTCAGGAAAGCCAAGACAAAGGAGGGCAAAG GACCCAATGCCCGTCGGAAGCCAAAGGCCAGTCCTCGTGTTCCTGATATCAAGAAACCTAAAACAAAGAAGGTGGCACCTTTGAAAATCAAACTGGGAGGATTTGGCTCCAAGCGTAAAAGATCATCG aGTGAAGATGATGATCTGGATGTGGAGTCAGACTTCGATGATGCCAGTATCAATAGCTACTCTGTTTCAGATGGATCTACAAGCCGAAGTAGCCGCAGTCGCAAAAAACTCAaagctgggaaaaagaaaaagaaag GTGAGGAGGACTCCACAGTGGCTGTGGATGGCTATGAGACTGATCACCAGGACTACTGTGAGGTGTGCCAGCAGGGAGGAGAAATTATATTGTGTGATACCTGCCCTCGTGCCTACCACATGGTTTGCCTGGACCCAGACATGGAGAAAGCCCCGGAGGGCAAATGGAGCTGCCCACACTGT GAAAAAGAGGGCATTCAGTGGGAAGCAAAGGAGGATAACTCTGAGGGTGAGGAAATCTTggaggatgttgtgggggatgctgaggaagaggatgaCCACCATATGGAGTTCTGTAGAGTCTGCAAGGATGgaggagagctgctgtgctgtgatGCCTGTCCTTCATCCTATCATATCCACTGTCTGAATCCCCCATTGCCAGAGATTCCCAACGGAGAGTGGCTGTGTCCTCGCTGCACT TGCCCAGCTTTGAAAGGAAAAGTGCAGAAGATCTTGATCTGGAAATGGGGTCAGCCCCCAGTTGGTCCCCCACCACCACGTCCACCTGATGCAGACCCTAATGCTCCTCCGCCTAAACCTCTGGAGGGCCGGCCTGAAAGGCAGTTCTTTGTTAAATGGCAGGGCATGTCCTACTGGCACTGTTCCTGGGTGTCAGAGTTGCAG CTGGAGCTGCACTGCCAGGTCATGTTTCGTAACTACCAGCGCAAAAATGATATGGATGAGCCACCCTCAGGGGACTTtggaggggaagaggagaaaagtcgaaagagaaaaaacaaggaCCCCAAATATGCTGAGATGGAGGAGCGCTTCTATCGCTACGGGATCAAGCCTGAGTGGATGATGATCCACAGGATCCTTAATCATAG TGTGGATAAGAAGGGGAATGTCCACTATTTAATTAAATGGAGGGACTTACCCTATGACCAGGCCTCCTGGGAAAGTGAGGATGTGGATATCCAAGACTATGACCTCTACAAGCAAGGCTACTGGAATCATAG GGAGCTGATGAGAGGTGAAGAGGGCAGACCTGGTAAGAAGTTAAAGAAAGTGAAGATGCGGAAACTGGAAAGGCCCCCTGAGACTCCCACAGTAGAT CCAACAGTGAAATATGACCGGCAACCAGAGTACCTCGATGTAACAGGAGGGACCTTACATCCCTACCAACTGGAAGGACTGAACTGGCTGCGCTTCTCTTGGGCCCAGGGCACAGATACAATCTTGGCCGATGAGATGGGTCTGGGAAAGACTGTGCAGACAGCCGTGTTCCTGTATTCCTTATACAAAGAG GGCCACTCAAAGGGTCCCTTCTTGGTGAGTGCCCCACTGTCCACAATCATCAACTGGGAACGAGAATTTGAGATGTGGGCCCCAGATATGTATGTAGTGACCTATGTCGGGGACAAAGACAGCCGGGCCATCATCCGTGAGAACGAATTCACTTTTGAGGATAATGCCATACGTGGAGGCAAAAAAGCATCCAGAATGAAG AAGGAGGCTGCTGTGAAGTTCCATGTGCTTCTCACCTCCTATGAACTGATCACCATTGACATGGCCATACTGGGCTCTATTGACTGGGCCTGTCTCATTGTGGATGAAGCTCACAGACTGAAGAACAACCAGTCTAAG TTCTTCCGGGTGCTGAATGGTTACTCCCTCCAGCACAAACTGCTGCTTACAGGAACTCCCCTGCAGAACAACCTGGAAGAACTGTTCCACCTGCTGAACTTCCTGACACCAGAAAGATTCCA TAACTTGGAGGGCTTCCTAGAAGAGTTTGCAGATATTGCCAAGGAAGACCAGATCAAGAAGCTGCATGACATGCTGGGCCCACACATGCTGAGGCGTCTCAAAGCTGATGTTTTCAAGAATATGCCGTCAAAGACTGAACTCATTGTCAGAGTGGAGCTGAGCCCCATGCAGAA gaagtattataaatacattttgacAAGAAACTTTGAGGCACTGAACGCACGGGGTGGTGGTAACCAAGTCTCCTTGCTCAACGTTGTTATGGATCTGAAGAAGTGCTGTAACCACCCCTACCTCTTCCCTGTGGCTGCTATG gAAGCTCCAAAAATGCCAAATGGCATGTATGATGGTAGTGCTCTTATTCGAGCCTCTGGAAAActgttgctgctgcagaagatgTTGAAGAACCTTAAGGAGGGAGGTCACAGGGTGCTCATATTCTCTCAG ATGACTAAAATGTTGGACCTTCTAGAAGACTTTTTGGAACATGAAGGGTACAAATATGAGCGGATTGATGGAGGAATCACAGGGAACATGCGTCAGGAGGCTATTGATCGTTTCAATG CTCCTGGTGCTCAGCagttctgctttctgctttctactCGAGCTGGGGGTCTTGGTATTAACTTGGCCACAGCAGATACTGTGATTATCTATGATTCAGACTGGAACCCCCACAATGACATCCAG GCCTTCAGTCGTGCACACAGAATTGGACAGAACAAGAAAGTGATGATATACCGCTTTGTGACAAGGGCCTCAGTGGAGGAGCGTATCACTCAGGTGGCCAAGAAGAAAATGATGCTAACTCATCTGGTAGTGAGACCAGGGTTGGGCTCCAAGACAGGCTCCATGTCCAAACAGGAACTTGATGACATTCTCAAATTTGGCACTGAAGAGCTCTTCAAGGATGAGGCTACTGAAGGGG GGGATAACAAGGAAGGTGAGGACAGCAGTGTCATCCACTATGATGACAAAGCAATTGAGCGTCTGTTGGATCGGAACCAGGATGAAACAGAAGATACAGAACTTCAAGGCATGAATGAGTATCTCAGCTCCTTCAAAGTGGCCCAGTATGTGGTTCGTGAAGAGGAGATGGGG gaggaagaggaggttgAACGGGAGATCATTAAGCAGGAGGAGTCAGTGGATCCTGATTACTGGGAGAAACTGCTGCGTCACCATTATGAACAGCAACAGGAGGATCTGGCCAGGAATCTGGGCAAGGGCAAACGTATTCGCAAGCAAGTTAACTACAACGATGGCTCACAGGAGGACAGAG GCTCAcgtgctgtttttctttcagactgGCAGGATGACCAGTCAGATAATCAGTCAGACTATTcagttgcttctgaagaaggtGACGAGGACTTTGATGAGAGGTCTGAAG CAGCTCGTCGGCCTAGCCGCAAAGGCCTGAGAAACGATAAGGATAAGCCTCTGCCTCCCTTACTTGCCCGTGTGGGAGGGAACATTGAG GTCTTGGGTTTCAATGCCCGCCAGCGGAAAGCCTTCCTCAATGCTATCATGCGCTATGGAATGCCACCTCAGGATGCCTTCACCACTCAGTGGCTTGTTCGGGACCTCCGTGGCAAGTCAGAGAAAGAGTTCAA GGCCTATGTCTCGCTGTTCATGCGTCATTTATGTGAACCTGGAGCTGATGGTGCAGAGACCTTTGCAGATGGGGTCCCACGGGAAGGTCTTTCTCGACAGCATGTCCTTACTCGCATTGGGGTCATGTCTCTTATACGCAAAAAG GTGCAGGAATTTGAGCATGTGAATGGCCGTTGGAGTATGCCAGAACTGGCAGAGATAGAGGAGAACAAGAAACTTTCACAGCCAAGCTCGCCCTCTCCCAAAACTCCAACTCCTTCAACACCAGGGGATACGCAACCAAATACACCTGCCCCTGTCCCTCCACCTG AAGAAGGAGTAAAAGTAGAAGAAGGAGCCGGTGCAAAGGAGCAAGGAGAGCCATCTGAGCCAGAGAAAGAACTCAGTGCCTCTGCTACTGAATCAGAGGTCCCTATGGAG CAATGTGTCCAGCCTGTGGAGACACCACCACAGGAAGCAAAATCCCCGGTGAACCCCTCAgaagcagatgaaaaaaaagtagaagaaccagaggtgaaggaaagagcagaTGAGCCAATGGAAGTAGAAAGCAAAG CTGATGTGGAGAAAGTGGAAGACAGAGCACCTATTGAGAATCCCTCTGAACCTCCTATAATCACTCTGGATGAGAAAG ATGAGAAAAAGGATGATGATAAGAGAGATGTGGTGATGCTGCAGAACGGAGAGATGCTGAAAGAGTCAGTAGATGAAAGGCACAAGAAGGGAGTAAAGCAGCGCTTCATGTTCAACATAGCAGACGGTGGCTTCACTG AACTACACTCCCTGTGGCAGAATGAAGAGCGAGCTGCAACTGTCACAAAGAAGACCTATGAGATCTGGCATCGGCGGCATGACTACTGGCTCCTTGCTGGAATTATCAA TCATGGCTATGCCCGTTGGCAGGATATTCAGAATGATCCACGTTACGCCATCCTCAATGAACCCTTCAAGGGTGAGATGAACAGGGGTAACTTCCTGGAAATAAAGAATAAGTTCTTGGCAAGGAGATTTAAG CTCCTGGAGCAAGCACTGGTGATTGAGGAGCAGTTGCGGCGAGCTGCCTATCTAAACATGTCAGAAGACCCATCTCATCCATCTATGGCTCTGAACACACGTTTCGCAGAGGTGGAATGCCTGGCTGAGAGCCACCAGCACCTCTCCAAGGAGTCAATGGCTGGGAATAAACCAGCCAACGCGGTGCTGCACAAAG TTCtgaagcagctggaggagctgttGAGTGACATGAAGGCAGATGTGACTCGTTTGCCTGCCACCATTGCCCGTATCCCCCCTGTGGCAGTGCGCCTCCAGATGTCCGAGCGCAACATCCTCAGCCGGCTGGCCAACCGCAGTAGTGAGCCCCCTCCACCACCCCCTCCCCAACAA ATCGTCTTCTCTCACCCCACAGGTGGCCCAGCAGCAGTGAGTCACTGGCCCAGTGCTGTTGACCTTTCAGCCAAGCTGAAGTga